GGCGTCGACATGCGCAAGCCCGGCGCGCAGGCCTATTATGACAGCGTCTTCGCGCTCTACGCCTCCTGGGGCGTCGATTTCGTCAAGATGGACGATATGAGCCGCCCCTATGACGCGCATGCGCCCGAGATCGAGGCGGCGCATCACGCCATCGCCGCGACCGGGCGGCCGATCGCGCTCAGCCTGTCGCCCGGCGAAACGCCGGTGCCGCGCGCCGATCATGTCGCGCGCTATGCCCAGATGTGGCGGATCAGCGACGATTTCTGGGATAGCTGGGACCTGCTCGCGGCGCAGTTCACGCGGCTGGAAAACTGGAACGCGCATCGCCGGCCGGGCGGCTGGCCCGATGCCGACATGCTGCCGCTCGGCCGGCTCGCGCTCGGCGATCGCGACACCAACTTCACGCCCGACGAACAGCGCACGGTGATGACGCTGTGGTCGATCGCGCGTTCGCCGCTGATCATGGGCGGCGACCTGCGCTATCTGGACGCCGCCACGCTGGCGCTGCTCACCAACCGCGAAGTGCTGGCGGTCAATCAGGCGAGCACCGACAATCGCCCGCATTTCATCGCCGACGGCATGCGGCTGTGGACCGCGCGCGCTGCGGACGGGCGGGACCGCTATCTGGCGCTTTTCAACCTGACCGACGAAGCGCAGACCATCGGCGCGCGGTTCGACCTGATCGGGCTGCCGCAAGGCTGGCGTGCGCGCGACCTGTGGCGCGGCGCGGATGTCGGCGCGTTCGGCGATCGGTTCGAACAACGAATCGCCGCGCATGGTGCCGGCCTCTATCGCCTGACACGGGCAGGCTGAATGCCGTCAATGCCATATGCCGCAGCGGAACGTTTCGGGCATCGAACGGGTTGAGTGCGCAAAGGAGACCGCACCATCATGCATCGTACCCTCGCCGCCGGAATCGCGGCCGCAACCCTGCTCGCCCCGTTGCCCGCGCTGGCGCAGGACACCCCTTCGCGGACCCGTGTCGGGATCGGTCCGCAGGTCACGCCGAGCTTCCCGGGATCGGACGATGTCAGCTTCAGCCCGATGTTCGAGTTTTCCCGCGCCCGGGGCAGCGAAATCTTCGATTTCGAAGCGCCCGACGAAAGCATCGGCATGCCGATCCTGCGCAGCGGGCCGTTCGAAATCGGCCCCGCCTTCAACTTTCAGGGCGCGCGCGGCAAGCATGAGGCGGGCGTCGAACTGACCAAGGTCGATTTCACCGTCGAGCTGGGCGGCTTCGCCAATCTGTGGGTTGTCGACAATGTCCGGCTTCGCGCGGAGGCACGCTATGGCGTCAACGGGCATGAAGGACTGATCGGCACGCTGAGCGGCGACTATGTCGCGCGTGACGGCGACCAGTGGCTGTTTTCGATCGGGCCGCGCGTGACCTTTGCCGGCAATGGCTATGAAAGCGCCTATTTCGATGTGACGCCGGGCGACGCAATCACTTCCGGCCTGCCGGTCTATGACGCCGATGGCGGGCTGCATTCGGCGGGCGCCGCGGCGGCCTATCTGCAAAAGATCGACCGGCGCTGGAGCGTCTATGGCTATGTCAAATATGATCGGCTGCTGGGCGACGGAAAAGATTCCCCGATCGTGACGCAGCTGGGATCGCGCGACCAGTTTTCGGGCGGCATCGCGCTGTTCTACACCTTCGGCGCGGCGCGCGACTGACGCACGCTCACCGCACGCCGCGAAGGATGCCCCCGTTGCGCCGCGGCACGCAGGGACGCCCGTTCACCGGCGCATCGAACGCACCATAGGGCGTGGAAACAAAGCCGCCGGAGGGCGTGCGGGTGGACAGCCACCCCGCCCCCATATTGGCATGGCCGGGACATGGCCGGATCGCCTGATACGGGCCGCGCGCGGGCGCCGCATAGCTGGCGGAATCGCGCGCACGATTGCGCTGATAGCGGCGGATCTGCGCGCGCTTGCGTTCAAGGCAGGTCTGGCTGAGCCCGCGATATTCGCCGTTACGATAGACTTCGCATTGGGCATAGTCGCCGCGGCTCAGAGTTTGCGCCCCGGCAGGCTCGGCGAACAGGAGCCCGGCTCCGGTCAGCGCCAGCGCCGCAATGATGGTTTGCGCGTGCATCGTAGCTCCCCTTGGTTTCCGCCACCCGTTACGGATGTGGAATCAAGGCGCTGAACCGACGATGAACTCGCGTCAGCGCGCGCCGCTTCCGCTCTCCCCGGCATTGCGCAGCAGGCCGTCGATCGGATGGACCGCACCGTTGCGCGCCACTTCGGTTCCCGGCAGCAGCCGCGCACGAGCGCCGTCGCGCGTGGTCACGACGATCCCGTCGCGGTCGTCGCGGAAGGTGAGGATAGTATCGTCCATCGTCGTCATTTCCACTTCGCCGCCATTGACTTCGATGGCGTTGACGATGTCGCGATCGGTGAGCAGCCCGGGCACGATATGACCGCGCAGCAGCGATGCCGCCAGCGCGCCCGACTGCGCAGCGTCGCCGCCGAGCGCATCGCCGGCCTCGCCCAGCGCGGCATAGGCATCGTCCAGCGGCGCGAAGATCGTATAGGGGCCGATCCCGTCGAGCGCCTGCTGCAGCCCCGCGGTGCGCACCAGCGCGCCGGTGCGATCGAGGCGGTCGGTCGCTTCAAGCGCCGCCGCGACGGTGCGGTCGCTGGGCGCCAGCGCCTCGGTCCGTCCGGCTTCTTCGGCATTTCCGCATGCCGCCAGTGCCAGGGCAAAGGCCAGCCCCGGCGCGAATGTCGCACGCATCGCGCAACTCTCCTTGTTGTTTTTCCCGCGCCGCATCGCTTCAGCCCAGCAACTCGATTGCCGCCTGAACCAGCCGCGTCGTCGGGTCGATCCGATAGACGTAACCGTCCGAATACCGGTACCAGGACCGGTCGGTGTCCCGATAGCGGTCGCGATAGGCATTGGGGACATTGTAGACACCGTAGCCGGCCGGCATCGGCGATCCGATCTTCCATTCGTCGCCCGTCAGCAACGCCGCAACCGATTGGATCATCTGCCTTTTCGGATCGACGCCGTAAATCACGCCATTGGCGTAGCGATAGGATTCCACATCCGAATAGCCATAGTAATCGGCATGATAGGCGGGAACGGGATCGCCGGCATAGCCGCCCGGCCAGCTCCGCCCTTTCGCCAGCGCGCCGCCCAGAAGCGGCAGCCAGGACATGACCGCGCCGTCCGCCGGGTTGAGCCGATAGAGATAGCCGCCGGCATGGCGATATTGCGATCTGTCGTTACCCGTAGGCGATCGCCACCACCCGTCATACCAGCGGCGCTGGGCAATCAGCCGCCGCGCCTCCCCAGGCGGAAGGCATGGCTCGGCCCGCTTCGCCAGACCGGGAGGACAGCCGTCGATCAGGCCGACCGACCGTACCGGCAAATGCTCTATGTCGCGCGGATGCCGGATATGCGAGGTTCGGCCGGCGGTCGCTGTGCGCCCGAAGTCACGCGCGCGTGCGCGCTGTGCGGCATCGCCTCCCGCGCCGTTTCGTCCGCCCGGTGCGATATCGGCGGCGGCGCGGCGGGCTTGACGTTCGAGAGCCCCGCGCGCGACCAGCTGCGGCCCTCCGCGATTTTCCGCGCGTTCGGGACGCCCTGTCTCCCGCTCCCGCTGCGCAGGACGCCGGGAGCGAGCATCGCCCTTGCCCGCATGCCCGCGCGGTTCGGCGCGCCGATCGTCCCGCAACCCGGGACCATTTTCGCCGCGATGCGATTGGGCGCCGGCGGATCCGGCGAACAGGATGAGCGCAGTCGCCGACACGGCAAGGGTGGTACGCATGTTACTCTCCGAAGCATTGCTTCATGGAACGGCGAAGGACCGTGCGGGTTCCTGCACATTGGCTGATCCGTCGGTCTCGACAAGCCGGGG
This genomic interval from Sphingosinithalassobacter tenebrarum contains the following:
- a CDS encoding glycoside hydrolase family 27 protein, giving the protein MHRRDFLATTALGIGAATAPSALAKQSAAPELLAPTPPMGWNSWNSFATTITQDQALETATIMAEKLLPAGYDVFTIDIQWYEPEASSYTYNSAPKPEMDGYGRLLPAPNRFPSSAGGKGFAPIAEQVHALGLKFGIHLMRGIPRLAVERDLPVLGTRYTARDIADTSSICPWNPDMYGVDMRKPGAQAYYDSVFALYASWGVDFVKMDDMSRPYDAHAPEIEAAHHAIAATGRPIALSLSPGETPVPRADHVARYAQMWRISDDFWDSWDLLAAQFTRLENWNAHRRPGGWPDADMLPLGRLALGDRDTNFTPDEQRTVMTLWSIARSPLIMGGDLRYLDAATLALLTNREVLAVNQASTDNRPHFIADGMRLWTARAADGRDRYLALFNLTDEAQTIGARFDLIGLPQGWRARDLWRGADVGAFGDRFEQRIAAHGAGLYRLTRAG
- a CDS encoding MipA/OmpV family protein: MHRTLAAGIAAATLLAPLPALAQDTPSRTRVGIGPQVTPSFPGSDDVSFSPMFEFSRARGSEIFDFEAPDESIGMPILRSGPFEIGPAFNFQGARGKHEAGVELTKVDFTVELGGFANLWVVDNVRLRAEARYGVNGHEGLIGTLSGDYVARDGDQWLFSIGPRVTFAGNGYESAYFDVTPGDAITSGLPVYDADGGLHSAGAAAAYLQKIDRRWSVYGYVKYDRLLGDGKDSPIVTQLGSRDQFSGGIALFYTFGAARD
- a CDS encoding fasciclin domain-containing protein; its protein translation is MRATFAPGLAFALALAACGNAEEAGRTEALAPSDRTVAAALEATDRLDRTGALVRTAGLQQALDGIGPYTIFAPLDDAYAALGEAGDALGGDAAQSGALAASLLRGHIVPGLLTDRDIVNAIEVNGGEVEMTTMDDTILTFRDDRDGIVVTTRDGARARLLPGTEVARNGAVHPIDGLLRNAGESGSGAR